Proteins encoded together in one Fibrobacter sp. UWH4 window:
- a CDS encoding PDZ domain-containing protein produces the protein MKKMLIMSLVAIFFVGCASGFKSFYNPWFNENYFPQEAYLKEGEEPVLMKTSDLDAKYREVTSRWYWCIGNSGFNGPNYSENAVYRSIANFSKEVKAKVVIWSKSYTDTRNGVFSSPQTHYHSYIDAYGMGHTYTTTSYSTYSYSIDRYDYSAYFFIPIPEKYRMQYAPGFTVANLSQKDRDTYKQNVGCKIITVFENSVAYYANVFHGDIITKINGRKIYTTADFVDIRNASNIGDTWKMTIIRNGKPYKISLRFGL, from the coding sequence ATGAAGAAAATGCTTATAATGAGTCTCGTTGCCATTTTCTTCGTAGGTTGTGCATCCGGTTTCAAATCTTTTTATAATCCGTGGTTCAACGAAAATTATTTCCCGCAAGAAGCATACTTGAAAGAGGGTGAAGAACCTGTTTTGATGAAAACTTCAGACCTGGACGCGAAGTACAGAGAAGTCACTTCTCGATGGTATTGGTGTATTGGGAACTCTGGTTTCAACGGCCCGAATTACAGCGAAAATGCTGTTTACCGTAGTATCGCCAATTTTAGTAAAGAAGTCAAGGCTAAAGTTGTCATTTGGTCAAAATCATACACAGATACGCGAAACGGAGTTTTTTCTTCTCCCCAAACTCACTACCATTCTTATATTGATGCATATGGGATGGGTCATACCTACACAACCACATCTTATTCAACATATTCATACTCTATAGATAGATATGACTATTCCGCATATTTTTTTATTCCGATTCCTGAAAAATATAGAATGCAGTATGCCCCTGGTTTTACTGTAGCGAATTTATCTCAAAAAGATCGTGATACGTATAAACAAAATGTTGGTTGTAAAATAATCACTGTATTTGAAAATTCCGTTGCTTATTATGCTAATGTTTTTCATGGCGATATTATTACCAAAATCAATGGAAGAAAAATATACACTACTGCAGATTTTGTTGACATAAGGAATGCGTCGAATATAGGTGATACTTGGAAGATGACCATAATCAGAAATGGCAAACCGTACAAAATTTCGCTGCGATTCGGTTTGTAA
- a CDS encoding iron-containing alcohol dehydrogenase — MIDFEYYNPAKIVFGEHSEQKLKSLLAAYDVKSLQLVYSGDFIKTLGIYDVIKDAVKELGIRFSENGNVVPNPTIDLVRELVKQGKENQVDFVLAVGGGSSIDTAKAVALGIPYDGDVWDFFEKGISPKQVLPIGVIATTASSGSETSNAAILSSGEWKLGFEDDRIIPKFAIMNPKYTVGLPAYQTFVGIADVLSHLLERYFSDEKNSDTTDYLIEGAIRALLVNADKLLKDQKDVNARGEIQWLASVAHGGFLDAGRRADWGSHRIEHELSAQYNITHGEGMAVVTVAWSKYMAEKKPWRLALLASRVFGVDSFNYSETERAYILSEKLAAFFKKLHLATSLAELKIDNKDFDAMAARATRNGKVGHYVPLDAAAIKDILKIAL, encoded by the coding sequence ATGATAGACTTCGAATATTATAATCCTGCGAAAATTGTATTTGGCGAACATAGTGAACAGAAGTTAAAATCGCTTTTGGCTGCGTACGACGTGAAGTCGCTTCAGCTTGTTTACAGCGGCGATTTTATCAAGACGCTCGGCATTTATGACGTGATCAAGGACGCTGTCAAGGAACTCGGGATTCGTTTTTCCGAAAACGGGAATGTGGTACCGAACCCGACCATTGACCTGGTGCGCGAACTCGTGAAGCAGGGCAAGGAAAACCAGGTGGACTTTGTGCTCGCGGTCGGTGGCGGAAGCTCCATTGATACGGCAAAAGCGGTGGCGCTTGGCATTCCGTATGACGGCGATGTGTGGGACTTCTTTGAAAAAGGCATCTCGCCCAAGCAGGTTTTGCCGATTGGCGTGATCGCAACGACGGCTTCGAGCGGTTCCGAGACTTCGAACGCGGCAATTCTTTCGAGCGGTGAATGGAAACTCGGCTTTGAAGATGACCGGATCATTCCGAAATTTGCCATCATGAACCCGAAATACACGGTGGGCCTGCCGGCATACCAGACTTTCGTGGGAATCGCGGACGTACTTTCGCACTTGCTGGAACGCTATTTCTCTGACGAGAAAAATTCCGACACAACGGACTACCTGATTGAAGGCGCAATTCGTGCATTGCTCGTGAATGCGGACAAACTCTTGAAAGATCAGAAGGATGTCAATGCCCGTGGTGAAATCCAGTGGCTCGCGAGCGTTGCCCACGGCGGATTTTTGGATGCAGGGCGTCGCGCGGACTGGGGATCGCACCGAATCGAGCATGAGCTTTCGGCGCAGTACAACATCACTCACGGCGAAGGCATGGCCGTTGTCACCGTCGCTTGGAGCAAGTACATGGCCGAGAAAAAGCCCTGGAGGCTTGCGCTTTTGGCAAGCAGGGTTTTCGGAGTAGATTCGTTCAACTACAGCGAAACGGAACGCGCTTATATTTTGTCAGAAAAACTGGCTGCATTCTTCAAGAAGCTGCACCTCGCAACGAGCCTGGCAGAACTCAAGATTGACAACAAGGACTTTGACGCTATGGCTGCACGCGCAACGCGTAACGGCAAGGTCGGGCACTATGTTCCGCTGGATGCCGCAGCAATCAAGGATATCTTGAAAATCGCGTTGTAA
- a CDS encoding ABC transporter permease yields MNIVLTISGFLIAFLVNLLFPQVAENVRIREYAFGSFTVDDNLAYRLVLLAIIAYYAIYAIVLFVRKASANKVAKFYAGSRFRFAVGLALAAWDILGTKLLFLPQPFFPGPAIIMDAFIGDTKFIWQNTLYSLRLFVAGFSVGVVTGVLTGVLIGWYPRARYWILPVLNICGVIPAVAWMPFALTLFPTSFAAATFLIAICSWFPVATMTADGVQGTPKSLFELSRTFGAGQLYQIFHIAIPHAMPQIFTGIMTAAAFGFTTLVMAEMMGQPGGLGYYINTSKVWSAYYKVFAAIVVMAVLFSAILKVVGAVQRYVLRWQKGVVR; encoded by the coding sequence ATGAACATTGTACTGACTATTTCTGGATTCCTGATCGCTTTCTTGGTGAATTTGCTTTTCCCGCAGGTGGCCGAGAATGTGCGAATCAGGGAATATGCTTTTGGCAGTTTTACGGTTGACGACAATTTGGCTTACCGCTTGGTTTTGCTCGCCATTATCGCCTATTATGCCATTTACGCGATCGTACTGTTTGTCCGCAAGGCAAGTGCTAATAAAGTCGCGAAGTTTTATGCAGGATCGAGGTTCCGTTTTGCGGTGGGGCTTGCGCTTGCCGCATGGGATATTCTCGGAACTAAGCTGCTGTTTTTGCCGCAGCCGTTCTTTCCGGGGCCCGCGATTATCATGGACGCCTTTATTGGCGACACCAAGTTCATCTGGCAGAATACGCTTTACTCGTTGCGTCTTTTTGTAGCCGGATTTTCGGTGGGTGTAGTGACAGGCGTGTTGACGGGGGTACTGATCGGTTGGTATCCGAGGGCTCGTTACTGGATTTTGCCGGTGCTCAACATTTGCGGCGTGATTCCAGCGGTGGCATGGATGCCTTTTGCGCTGACGCTTTTTCCGACTTCGTTTGCGGCGGCGACTTTCTTGATTGCGATTTGCTCCTGGTTCCCGGTGGCGACTATGACGGCCGACGGGGTGCAGGGTACGCCGAAGTCGTTGTTTGAACTTTCGCGCACTTTTGGCGCGGGGCAGCTGTACCAGATTTTCCATATTGCGATTCCCCATGCAATGCCGCAGATTTTTACGGGCATTATGACGGCGGCGGCATTCGGCTTTACTACGCTCGTGATGGCCGAAATGATGGGGCAGCCGGGCGGTCTTGGCTACTACATTAACACTTCGAAGGTTTGGAGCGCTTATTACAAAGTGTTCGCGGCGATTGTCGTGATGGCAGTGTTGTTCTCCGCGATTTTGAAGGTGGTTGGCGCGGTACAGCGTTATGTGCTTCGCTGGCAGAAAGGCGTTGTGCGATAG
- a CDS encoding ABC transporter ATP-binding protein, with translation MMTDILDKEKILKIREVNRSFIDERTGEPRQILKDINLSVFEGEFISILGASGCGKTTLLRLIAGLDPVQEGKIILDGEPVHGPDSKRGYVFQQGCLFPWLTVEDNIAMGLKIRGVYKQNKDKVHEFIEKIGLGGFEKNFPHQISGGMAQRVAIARALINEPEILLLDEPMGALDSFTRADIQNLLLELRKERNTTMILVTHDIDEALYLSDRIVIMTPRPGRISEVLEIRDSFPRERGSAQFLEKRRNILERFNLARSNTAPEYVI, from the coding sequence ATGATGACGGATATTTTAGATAAAGAAAAAATCTTGAAGATTCGCGAAGTAAACCGTTCCTTTATCGATGAACGTACAGGCGAGCCGCGGCAGATTTTGAAGGATATCAATCTTTCTGTTTTTGAGGGCGAATTCATTTCGATTTTAGGAGCATCGGGTTGCGGCAAGACGACACTTTTGCGCTTGATTGCAGGGCTTGACCCGGTTCAAGAAGGCAAAATTATTCTTGATGGCGAGCCGGTGCATGGACCAGATTCCAAGCGCGGTTACGTGTTCCAGCAGGGTTGCCTTTTCCCGTGGCTCACGGTAGAAGACAACATCGCGATGGGCCTCAAGATTCGTGGCGTTTATAAGCAGAACAAGGACAAGGTTCACGAATTTATCGAGAAAATCGGTCTTGGCGGATTCGAAAAGAATTTCCCGCACCAGATTAGTGGCGGTATGGCGCAGCGTGTGGCGATTGCGCGTGCGTTGATTAACGAGCCTGAAATCTTGTTGCTTGACGAACCTATGGGTGCGCTGGATTCTTTTACGCGTGCCGACATTCAGAACTTGCTTTTGGAACTTCGCAAGGAACGCAATACCACGATGATTCTGGTGACCCACGATATTGACGAAGCGCTTTATCTGTCTGACCGTATCGTGATTATGACGCCGCGTCCGGGGCGCATTAGCGAGGTGCTTGAAATTCGCGACAGCTTCCCGCGTGAAAGAGGCTCGGCGCAGTTCCTGGAAAAGCGTCGCAATATTTTGGAACGCTTTAATCTTGCACGTTCCAATACGGCACCGGAATACGTTATATAA
- a CDS encoding carboxymuconolactone decarboxylase family protein produces MARVHLKQPNELTGEAKAAYEKLEAAGKVTNMKLVMLQDYGIYKAFMGWYDAWESLEKAVGLRAATIFAHSVSTTNGCLLCSLFFISDLKALGLDPNNFETSENEKLLQQLGQQIVKDPTKVPDELFEGLRKFYTDEQIIIIVGFGAQMQATNNFNSVLGVDVDKRLLPLKELFKPATWRENIK; encoded by the coding sequence ATGGCAAGAGTACATTTAAAACAACCGAACGAATTGACTGGCGAAGCAAAGGCTGCTTACGAAAAGCTGGAAGCTGCAGGCAAGGTGACCAACATGAAGTTGGTGATGCTCCAGGATTACGGCATCTACAAGGCTTTCATGGGCTGGTACGACGCTTGGGAAAGCCTCGAAAAGGCGGTTGGCCTGCGTGCGGCAACGATTTTTGCACACTCGGTTTCTACGACTAACGGCTGCCTTCTCTGCTCGCTGTTCTTCATTAGCGATTTGAAGGCTCTGGGGCTTGATCCGAACAACTTCGAAACTTCGGAAAACGAAAAGCTTTTGCAGCAACTGGGCCAGCAGATCGTGAAGGATCCGACAAAGGTTCCCGACGAACTTTTCGAAGGACTGCGCAAGTTCTATACCGACGAACAGATTATCATTATCGTGGGCTTTGGCGCTCAGATGCAGGCGACGAACAACTTCAATTCTGTCTTGGGTGTTGACGTTGACAAGCGTCTTCTGCCTTTGAAGGAACTGTTCAAGCCCGCTACTTGGAGAGAAAATATCAAGTAA
- a CDS encoding O-acetylhomoserine aminocarboxypropyltransferase/cysteine synthase family protein yields MTTQNKLHFETLQVHVGQEHADPTTDSRAVPIYQTTSYVFHSAQHAADRFALKDAGNVYGRINNSTQGVLEERIAALEGGVAALAVASGAAAITYAITALARKGDHVVAQRTVYGGTFNLLQHTLRDFGIETTFVDTHDLKSVEAAVKSNTKLIFIETLGNPHSDIPDIEAISEIAHKNKIPLVIDNTFGTPYLIRPLEHGADIVVHSATKFIGGHGTTLGGIIVDGGKFDWAASGKFPHFTEVNPSYGIPFTATGAAAYVIYVRTILLRDEGAAISPFNAFLLLQGVETLSLRLDRHVENTKKVIEFLTKHPKVTRVSHPSLPNHPDHKLYQKYFPNGGGSIFTFDIKGGQEEAFKFIDNLKIFSLLANVADVKSLVIHPYTTTHAELSPEELAAAEITPATIRVSIGTEHYEDIIADLENGFAAI; encoded by the coding sequence ATGACGACACAGAATAAGCTCCATTTTGAAACTCTCCAGGTTCACGTTGGCCAGGAACATGCAGATCCCACAACCGATTCTCGCGCAGTTCCCATCTACCAGACCACTTCCTACGTGTTCCATAGCGCTCAGCATGCCGCTGACCGTTTCGCCCTGAAGGACGCCGGTAACGTCTATGGCCGTATCAACAACTCTACGCAGGGTGTGCTCGAAGAACGTATCGCTGCCCTCGAAGGTGGTGTTGCCGCTCTCGCCGTCGCTTCCGGTGCAGCTGCCATTACCTACGCCATTACGGCTCTCGCCCGCAAGGGTGACCACGTGGTTGCACAGCGTACGGTTTACGGCGGTACCTTCAACCTGCTGCAGCACACGCTCCGCGACTTCGGTATCGAAACGACTTTCGTTGACACCCACGACCTCAAGAGTGTCGAAGCAGCTGTCAAGAGCAACACGAAGCTCATCTTTATCGAAACGCTCGGCAACCCGCATTCCGACATCCCGGATATCGAAGCCATTTCCGAAATCGCCCACAAGAACAAGATTCCTCTGGTGATCGACAACACCTTCGGTACGCCTTATCTTATCCGTCCGCTTGAACACGGCGCTGACATTGTGGTGCATTCCGCTACCAAGTTTATCGGTGGCCACGGCACGACTCTCGGCGGTATCATCGTGGACGGCGGCAAGTTCGATTGGGCTGCATCCGGCAAGTTCCCGCACTTCACCGAAGTGAACCCGAGCTACGGTATTCCTTTCACCGCGACGGGCGCCGCTGCTTACGTGATCTACGTTCGCACGATTCTCCTCCGCGACGAAGGTGCTGCAATTTCTCCGTTCAACGCATTCCTCCTGTTGCAGGGTGTCGAAACGCTTTCTCTCCGCCTGGATCGCCATGTGGAAAATACCAAGAAGGTTATCGAATTCCTCACCAAGCATCCGAAGGTTACCCGCGTGAGCCACCCGAGCCTCCCGAACCATCCGGACCACAAGCTTTATCAGAAGTACTTCCCGAATGGCGGCGGTTCTATCTTCACCTTCGACATCAAGGGTGGTCAGGAAGAAGCTTTCAAGTTCATTGACAACCTGAAAATTTTCAGCCTGCTTGCAAACGTCGCCGACGTGAAGAGCCTCGTGATTCACCCGTACACCACCACGCACGCCGAACTTTCTCCGGAAGAACTGGCTGCCGCCGAAATTACCCCGGCAACGATCCGCGTGTCTATCGGTACGGAACATTACGAAGACATTATCGCTGACTTGGAAAACGGCTTCGCCGCTATCTAA